The following coding sequences lie in one Euhalothece natronophila Z-M001 genomic window:
- the recJ gene encoding single-stranded-DNA-specific exonuclease RecJ has protein sequence MKPQIPSQRWQIQAFNSEQIDSVVEATGLSPLLAQVLINRGFIATEETQVYINPESETLPDPQTEFSDLETSIDLILEAINEEETIIICGDYDADGMTSTALLLRTLRYLGARVDYIIPSRMKEGYGINTRIVEECAANGVGLILTVDNGIAAYDPIYRAVELGLQVIITDHHDLPETLPPADAILNPKLLLETSPYQGLAGVGVAYVLAVTTAQKMGKLKGLTSQLLELFTLGTIADLAPLVGVNRRWLKRGLRQLPKSNLAGVQALMQVSGVNDQQKAVKPDDIGFRLGPRINAIGRISDPQTVIELLTTDDEGVALERAMQCEQINSKRQEMCAEIEQEAINYLESGEIDWLRDRAMVIVQENWHHGVIGIVASRLVDRFGVPVFIGTYEGENQEKIRGSARGIPEFNVFEALVYCDDLLGKYGGHKAAGGFGLETKNLDAFRERLSEFAHQCLEPEHLKPLVKIDGKASFEDLTANLYEQIDSLQPWGIGNEEPRFLSENVTVVDQRIVGKDHVKLKLGQDINGKLVTKSAIAWRWQSYFPLPKTIDIAYKLRENQWNGQVNLELELVGFRLPQETTYQEATYEYEGRTYSCCLWDNINELRIENDQGNVLIVNRGSREGQLKTSSQELKTINITQNPYYQIIKGAIEALSA, from the coding sequence TTGAAACCTCAAATTCCCTCCCAGCGTTGGCAAATTCAAGCATTTAACTCGGAACAAATTGACTCTGTTGTTGAAGCAACAGGGCTATCTCCTCTTTTAGCACAAGTCTTAATTAATCGGGGGTTTATTGCCACAGAAGAAACACAAGTTTATATTAATCCTGAAAGTGAAACATTACCTGATCCCCAAACTGAATTTTCTGATTTAGAAACCAGTATTGATTTAATCCTGGAAGCCATTAATGAGGAAGAAACAATCATTATTTGTGGGGATTATGATGCTGATGGCATGACTAGCACAGCCCTTTTATTAAGAACTTTACGCTATTTGGGAGCTAGGGTTGATTATATCATTCCTAGTCGGATGAAAGAGGGATATGGTATTAATACTCGCATTGTGGAAGAATGTGCTGCTAATGGCGTGGGATTAATTTTAACCGTTGATAATGGGATTGCGGCTTATGATCCCATTTATCGGGCTGTTGAGTTGGGCTTACAAGTCATTATTACAGATCACCATGATTTACCTGAAACATTACCTCCTGCTGATGCAATTTTAAATCCCAAGTTGTTATTAGAAACTTCACCGTATCAAGGATTAGCTGGTGTGGGAGTTGCCTATGTGTTAGCAGTAACAACCGCGCAAAAAATGGGAAAACTAAAAGGCTTAACCTCCCAGCTTTTAGAGTTATTTACATTAGGAACGATCGCGGATTTAGCGCCGTTAGTGGGCGTGAATCGTCGCTGGTTAAAACGGGGGTTACGTCAGTTACCGAAATCTAATTTAGCAGGGGTACAAGCCTTAATGCAGGTAAGTGGCGTTAATGATCAACAAAAAGCGGTTAAACCTGATGATATTGGCTTTCGCTTGGGACCTAGAATTAATGCTATTGGACGCATTAGTGATCCGCAAACTGTAATTGAATTACTCACTACCGATGATGAGGGAGTAGCGTTAGAACGGGCGATGCAGTGTGAACAAATTAACAGCAAACGCCAAGAAATGTGTGCAGAAATTGAACAGGAGGCGATTAATTATTTAGAATCGGGGGAAATTGATTGGTTGCGCGATCGCGCTATGGTGATTGTCCAAGAAAATTGGCATCATGGGGTTATTGGCATTGTTGCTTCTAGATTAGTAGATCGCTTTGGTGTTCCCGTTTTTATTGGCACGTATGAAGGAGAAAATCAGGAAAAAATTCGAGGATCTGCGAGAGGGATTCCTGAATTTAATGTGTTTGAAGCTCTAGTTTATTGTGATGATTTATTAGGAAAATATGGTGGACATAAAGCTGCCGGAGGATTTGGGTTAGAAACTAAAAATTTAGATGCGTTTCGAGAACGATTAAGTGAGTTTGCCCATCAATGCTTAGAACCTGAACATTTAAAGCCCTTAGTAAAAATTGATGGAAAAGCAAGTTTTGAGGATTTAACCGCTAATTTATATGAACAAATTGATAGTCTGCAACCATGGGGAATTGGCAATGAAGAGCCGAGATTTTTAAGCGAAAATGTCACTGTTGTTGACCAACGAATTGTAGGAAAAGATCATGTTAAATTAAAATTAGGTCAGGACATTAATGGAAAATTAGTGACAAAAAGCGCGATCGCGTGGCGATGGCAAAGTTATTTTCCTCTTCCTAAGACAATCGATATTGCCTATAAACTTCGTGAGAATCAATGGAATGGTCAAGTTAATTTAGAACTAGAATTAGTCGGCTTCCGTTTACCCCAAGAGACAACCTATCAAGAAGCAACTTATGAATATGAAGGACGCACTTATTCTTGTTGTTTATGGGACAATATTAATGAGCTACGTATTGAAAATGATCAAGGAAATGTTCTCATTGTCAATAGAGGAAGCCGAGAAGGACAACTAAAAACTAGTTCACAGGAGCTAAAAACTATTAATATTACTCAAAATCCTTATTATCAAATTATTAAAGGTGCTATTGAAGCTCTATCCGCTTAA
- a CDS encoding tRNA nucleotidyltransferase/poly(A) polymerase family protein, whose product MTNQLSIPELPFPKAWLPQEAYLVGGTVRDILLQRQRYPFDLDLVVGDHAIALARNIANHCKAGFVALDTQRDIARIVFKEGTVDIAKIEGETLEEDLKRRDFTINAIAQSLHDQTLIDPLKGKQDLEAKLIKMVSPHNLKADPLRLLRAYRQGAQLNFTIDDTTRETIRHLAPFIVEVAAERVQTELSYLFVTVSGGIYLQQAWEDGILSLWFPSLNQEKVQQAQSVDTIAKTLAQHWSQLAVEWQKNVGGESDPFLSLAKLTCLVSTSPEAAEEELTTLKYSRAEIRTVTATLSVLPSLLDQQVETMSLRDQYFFFQKAVTVFPCVILAAVAKGLKLESAEFLIERYLNPNDPVAYPEPIVTGKDLLRSLSLSPSPKVGELLTELQIAYIEGKIHSKAEAIELGREFLT is encoded by the coding sequence ATGACGAATCAATTATCTATTCCTGAATTACCTTTTCCCAAAGCGTGGCTACCGCAAGAGGCTTATTTAGTGGGAGGAACTGTTCGAGATATCCTCTTACAACGACAACGTTACCCGTTTGACTTAGATTTAGTGGTGGGTGATCACGCGATCGCGCTAGCCAGAAACATTGCTAATCACTGTAAGGCTGGATTTGTTGCTTTAGACACTCAACGGGATATCGCGCGAATTGTTTTTAAGGAAGGGACAGTTGATATTGCCAAAATTGAAGGAGAAACTTTAGAAGAAGATTTAAAACGGCGAGATTTCACCATTAACGCGATCGCGCAATCCCTTCATGATCAGACGCTCATTGATCCCTTGAAAGGAAAACAGGATTTAGAAGCTAAACTCATTAAAATGGTGTCTCCCCATAACCTGAAAGCTGATCCCCTGCGCTTACTCCGAGCCTACCGACAAGGGGCGCAACTTAACTTTACGATTGATGATACCACTCGGGAGACGATTCGTCATCTTGCCCCTTTTATAGTGGAAGTGGCGGCGGAGAGAGTGCAAACGGAACTTTCTTATCTATTTGTCACAGTATCAGGAGGAATCTATTTACAACAAGCCTGGGAAGATGGGATTCTTTCTCTGTGGTTTCCCTCTCTCAACCAAGAAAAAGTCCAGCAAGCCCAATCCGTTGATACCATTGCTAAAACCTTAGCTCAACACTGGTCACAACTTGCCGTAGAATGGCAGAAAAATGTTGGCGGTGAATCCGATCCCTTTTTATCTCTAGCCAAGTTAACCTGTCTTGTTTCCACTTCTCCTGAAGCCGCAGAGGAAGAACTGACAACACTGAAGTATTCTCGCGCTGAAATTCGGACAGTGACTGCGACATTAAGTGTTTTACCTAGTTTGTTAGATCAGCAAGTAGAGACAATGAGTCTGCGCGATCAATATTTCTTCTTTCAAAAAGCGGTTACTGTGTTTCCCTGTGTTATTTTAGCGGCTGTTGCGAAAGGCTTAAAACTAGAGTCAGCAGAATTCTTAATTGAACGATATTTAAATCCTAATGACCCTGTTGCCTATCCTGAGCCAATTGTAACGGGAAAAGACCTGCTGCGATCGCTGTCTCTTTCTCCCTCTCCCAAAGTGGGAGAACTGCTAACAGAACTCCAAATTGCCTATATTGAAGGGAAAATTCATTCCAAAGCAGAAGCTATTGAACTAGGTAGGGAATTTTTAACATAA